One genomic region from Diabrotica undecimpunctata isolate CICGRU chromosome 9, icDiaUnde3, whole genome shotgun sequence encodes:
- the LOC140451124 gene encoding uncharacterized protein — MSETLLCIKGSLAINGTGDVKLANNVDAFLFDSCTYSESAREMETVRDPGIISAVRAMTCYTQEDSNYMVMAGWNYPKDPILHAADHSFNIQIPLKHIFNIFNDYPMITCGCQTIRLVRARNDNDCIVVKEKTQVTTVKINITNIELRVKHIFPNDDIKLELMKSIQQDQPIVIPFRKWELHELPAITKGARREVWAVKTSTSVERPRYVIVFFQTNKRDKNSAIPPYLTMLIFKVSDYP; from the coding sequence ATGAGCGAAACCTTGTTATGCATTAAAGGATCACTCGCAATAAACGGAACTGGCGACGTCAAACTAGCAAATAATGTGGATGCTTTTCTTTTCGATTCGTGTACGTACAGCGAAAGCGCAAGGGAGATGGAAACAGTGCGGGATCCTGGTATCATAAGTGCTGTACGTGCCATGACATGTTACACTCAAGAAGATTCCAATTATATGGTTATGGCAGGCTGGAATTACCCTAAAGATCCCATTCTACACGCTGCAGATCATTCATTCAACATACAGATACCTCTTAAACATATAttcaacattttcaatgattaCCCAATGATTACGTGCGGTTGTCAAACAATAAGACTAGTTCGAGCTCGAAACGACAACGATTGCATAGttgtcaaagaaaaaactcaagTTACAACTGTTAAGATTAACATCACTAACATTGAGCTTAGAGTCAAGCAcatatttcccaatgatgatattaaattggaacttatgaAATCCATTCAACAAGATCAACCTATAGTTATTCCATTTAGAAAGTGGGAATTACATGAATTACCTGCCATTACCAAAGGCGCTAGACGTGAAGTTTGGGCCGTTAAAACTAGCACATCAGTTGAAAGACCTcgttatgtcattgttttctttcaaaccaacaaACGTGACAAGAATTCAGCGATCCCACCTTATTTGACAATGTTGATATTCAAAGTATCAGATTATCCTTAA
- the LOC140449673 gene encoding uncharacterized protein: MEHGTGNFNKGRRKATADKNKKKQRWMTSEILDLMEERRKHKGRSKAKYKELQRLIGKKIKEAKTTWLANQCSKIEAYAKQYDSFNMHKKIKEMTNTLRKKKDALLKDANGKIIIEIKEKLKKWKTYITDLFEDNRQEPEEIDSETGPEIIIEEIEQAIRNAKNGKTVGPDEIPAELLKCLDDETLPVLLDLFNEVYKTGKIPQEWLVSTFVAIPKTVYAKDCSDYRTISLISHTLKNISKGDSWKII, encoded by the coding sequence atggaacatggtacaggaaactttaataaaggcaggagaaaagctactgcagacaaaaataagaaaaaacagagatggatgacttcagaaatcttagatctaatggaggaaagaaggaaacataaaggcaggagtaaagcaaaatacaaggaactacagagattgataggaaagaaaataaaagaggccaaaaccacctggcttgctaatcaatgcagtaaaatagaggcatatgctaaacagtatgatagctttaacatgcataagaaaataaaggaaatgacaaatacactgagaaaaaagaaagatgcccttctgaaagacgcaaatggaaaaatcattatagaaattaaagagaaattaaaaaaatggaagacatacataacagatctgtttgaggataatcggcaagaaccggaagaaatcgacagcgaaacggggccagagatcataatagaggaaatcgaacaagcaatacgaaacgcaaaaaacggaaaaactgtaggtccagacgaaatacctgcggaactactgaaatgtctagacgatgaaactctacctgtacttctggacctatttaatgaagtatataaaactggaaaaatcccacaggaatggttggtgtccacctttgtagcaataccaaaaacagtatatgccaaagattgttcagactataggacaatatcactaataagccataccctcaaaaatatttctaaaggtgattcatggaagattatatag